A region of Salvelinus namaycush isolate Seneca chromosome 9, SaNama_1.0, whole genome shotgun sequence DNA encodes the following proteins:
- the mlc1 gene encoding membrane protein MLC1, giving the protein MQRDDLSAMEEFSYTQMPTLERGGGGGTVGRRGCAERERPESYTVDVRASDLQLAHSEKPMHPCLSYRTWLYSVLIGSSLLVTAGFSLYLGNVFPAAMDYLRCAAGSSVPAAVVSFAIAKNHHVAVSDFQVVFVSTFAVTTTCLVWFGCKLVLSPSAVNINFNLILLILLEVLMASTVILSARSAEDCCSHRKPVTYDGPVVLTPAVFPTRLLKAYSVIEVIVGISAVFGGIIALNMDVLLPGPYLSVTFFWILVACFPSAIASHVVAEYPNKCLVEMLIAISSVTSPLLFSASGFLSCSVLSFIDIFLHEVPTAKQSYEILLLILMALLLVQAVLTLATVVHCASYKSQLRMGGPEWDDSLQLPAFHSEQQASNGTLREFDKDKAWKAVVVQMAQ; this is encoded by the exons ATGCAGCGGGACGATCTGTCTGCCATGGAGGAGTTCAGCTACACCCAGATGCCCACGCTGGAGAGGGGGGGTGGCGGGGGTACGGTGGGCCGGCGGGGGTGTGCGGAGAGGGAGCGGCCGGAGAGCTACACGGTGGACGTGAGGGCCAGTGACCTGCAGCTTGCCCACTCTGAGAAGCCCATGCACCCCTGCCTCAGCTACAGGACctggctctacagcgttctcATTGGG AGCAGTCTGTTGGTCACAGCAggcttctctctctacctgggcaaTGTGTTTCCTGCTGCTATGGACTATCTGCGCTGTGCTGCAGGCTCG AGTGTCCCGGCAGCAGTTGTCAGCTTTGCCATTGCCAAGAACCATCATGTTGCA GTGTCAGATTTCCAGGTGGTATTTGTGTCCACCTTCGCTGTGACGACCACTTGCCTGGTGTGGTTTGGCTGTAAGCTGGTGTTGAGTCCCTCTGCTGTCAAT ATCAACTTTAACCTCATCCTGCTGATTCTGCTGGAGGTGCTGATGGCAAGTACAGTCATCCTGTCTGCACGCTCTGCAGAGGACTGCTGTAGCCacaggaag cCAGTGACGTATGACGGTCCTGTGGTTCTGACACCGGCCGTCTTTCCCACCCGACTTCTAAAGGCCTACTCT GTGATTGAGGTGATAGTAGGAATCTCGGCTGTGTTTGGCGGTATCATCGCTCTCAACATGGACGTCTTGCTCCCTGGTCCATACCTGTCTGTCACCTTCTTCTGGATCTTAGTGGCT TGTTTCCCCAGTGCCATTGCCAGCCATGTTGTGGCAGAATACCCCAACAAGTGTCTG GTGGAGATGCTGATTGCCATCAGCAGTGTGACGTCCCCGCTGCTCTTCTCAGCCTCAGGCTTCCTCTCCTGCAGTGTACTCAGTTTCATTGACATCTTCCTGCATGAGGTGCCTACAGCCAAG CAATCGTATGAGATCCTACTGCTGATTCTGATGGCGCTGCTGCTGGTGCAGGCAGTTCTGACTCTGGCCACCGTGGTGCACTGTGCCTCCTACAAGAGCCAGCTCCGCATGGGGGGTCCAGAGTGGGATGACAGCCTGCAGCTCCCAGCCTTCCActcagag CAACAAGCATCCAATGGAACACTGCGGGAGTTTGACAAAGACAAGGCCTGGAAGGCGGTTGTGGTCCAAATGGCACAGtga